A region from the Corylus avellana chromosome ca7, CavTom2PMs-1.0 genome encodes:
- the LOC132187021 gene encoding uncharacterized protein LOC132187021, whose translation MYGGSSKLGRGGGGAGRGTGPKRPHSFPLPPQHRPSGPGPGSASRLSLGGRGSGSASNPRSRGSGPAAAEETFSLVAGNNPLAFAMIIRLAPDLVDEIKRVEAQDGTARIKFDANANNSTGNVIDVGGKEFRFTWSRELGDLCDIYEECQSGEDGNGLLIESGSAWRKLNVQRVLDESTKKHVKMMSEEAERKLKSRKAIVLDHGNPLMKSQLKQLAAVEANPWRNRKPKKEPPFKKQKVVPPQVSGPPKSFSKSGVSSTTTKGRHSSSPLPSPPEQSVRPASPLGSVNIPKSHATVEDLMPTQVKSKENAATSSEKEIPTRTTGAVRETLGRKRNVGAIGDTIPNSGKKIEPIIKKSSTFHAQGRHFLKPGVELESLKKPFPESGSSPEDNHQQRPATEDKLGQTPAAEPRFEKKVPADELEEPAHLNSRVEANALEKIDIQQHSPYLFGEKKGSENGEGRAGSSSDSGSDSDSESDSSESASESGSRSRSRSRSRSQVGSGSGSSSDSESDASSNSKQGSDEDVDIISDDDKEPQDKLQPSELGFSSSPILRTTPDGKPVHSGNSEKQDGQGSDAVEIEKDSPDDEHGTEMAVVTSLVRDKEGGKHAEETKPFSPGHDDLQECQHYAGSLFDEGENTVKDSVRHEQSDSSERISKVKLKRGSDVKHLNEKFERTKKSRAEAQPPVSGGWNSQFSESSQNLSPDRLGGNTFMGPTILATNRTDRDGNADIGLQKGYNQAFPGKSSSDIQQSGRRSFDQSTRAKAPDTAERPDKCESLGRSRKYSEKSSHVHEGFSMQKENFHRDAPNEDDYASAKKVSKKSKGGGAGGKQSVPFDSHYRKHGEVLGKCKEGGQFSSSLMDYSPKDNIRTGVDVSPVVNGKGSMLQRELSDLELGELREPLPEETSVKKKFERKSSFKQSENIPCSSDNWNSDLIKGKPVGKTTLESGKPSPPNLSAGLHSNLEGSNKKRNAEDRAVQSQPQHLSKVDHAEVGSQLNKLADGSNKSRQNEKGIGLEIYSESNKKAPVTAPQQHDAKRGTVSQSIIETKKQISNAIVELTDGRKDSNWAEGNNSDRKRRDSSSDENSCSYSKYEKDEPELKGSIRDFSQYKEYVQEYHDKYDSYCSLDKILETYRNEFHNLGKDLDSAKGRDMEKYFDILGQLKESYHQCGMRHKRLKKIFVVLHEELKNLKQRIKDFALSYARD comes from the exons atGTACGGAGGCTCATCGAAGCTTGGCCGTGGCGGCGGCGGCGCGGGCCGAGGAACCGGACCCAAGCGGCCCCACTCTTTCCCTCTACCGCCGCAGCACCGCCCATCCGGCCCAGGCCCAGGTTCCGCCAGCCGCCTCTCCCTCGGCGGACGCGGCTCCGGCTCCGCATCCAACCCCCGAAGCCGCGGCTCGGGCCCAGCCGCCGCGGAAGAGACCTTCAGTCTCGTTGCTGGGAATAACCCGCTCGCCTTCGCCATGATCATACGGCTCGCGCCGGACTTGGTCGATGAGATCAAGCGCGTGGAGGCGCAGGATGGGACTGCGCGTATCAAATTCGATGCGAACGCGAATAATTCTACTGGGAAT GTTATTGATGTGGGTGGGAAGGAGTTTAGATTTACATGGTCACGAGAATTAGGCGACCTATGTGACATATATGAGGAATGTCAAAGTGGTGAAGATGGAAATGGTTTGCTTATTGAATCTGGGTCTGCCTGGCGAAAGCTGAACGTGCAGCGTGTGTTGGATGAATCAACGAAGAAGCATGTTAAGATGATGTCAGAGGAAGCTGAGCGCAAGCTTAAATCACGCAA AGCCATTGTCTTAGACCATGGGAACCCGTTGATGAAGAGTCAATTGAAGCAATTAGCTGCTGTTGAGG CTAATCCATGGAGGAATCGCAAACCAAAGAAAGAGCCTCCATTTAAAAAGCAGAAAGTTGTACCACCTCAAG TGAGCGGGCCCCCTAAATCTTTCTCTAAATCTGGAGTATCCTCAACTACTACAAAGGGCAGACACTCATCTTCACCTCTTCCATCTCCACCAGAGCAATCTGTTCGTCCAGCATCTCCATTGGGGAGTGTAAATATACCTAAGAGTCATGCTACTGTAGAAGATCTAATGCCCACTCAGGTGAAGAGTAAAGAGAATGCTGCTACTAGCTCTGAGAAAGAAATCCCAACCAGGACTACTGGTGCAGTACGGGAAACACTGGGACGCAAAAGAAATGTTGGAGCTATTGGAGATACAATTCCCAACTCTGGGAAGAAGATTGAGCCCattataaaaaaa AGTTCAACTTTTCATGCTCAAGGAAGACATTTCTTGAAGCCTGGAGTGGAGCTGGAAAGCCTCAAGAAACCTTTTCCAGAAAGCGGAAG TTCTCCTGAAGACAACCATCAACAGAGACCTGCAACTGAAGACAAACTTGGTCAGACTCCTGCTGCAGAACCAAGATTTGAAAAGAAAGTCCCTGCTGATGAGCTGGAAGAACCAGCACACTTAAACTCTAGAGTAGAAGCAAATGCATTGGAAAAAATTGACATCCAACAACATTCACCTTATCTGTTTGGTGAAAAAAAGGGCTCTGAAAATGGTGAAGGGCGGGCAGGTAGCTCTAGTGATAGTGGAAGTGACAGCGACAGTGAAAGTGACAGCAGTGAAAGTGCAAGTGAAAGTGGAAGCCGTAGTAGAAGCAGAAGCAGAAGTAGAAGCCAAGTGGGTAGTGGGAGTGGGAGTAGCAGTGACAGTGAAAGTGATGCATCTTCCAACAGCAAGCAGGGTTCTGATGAGGATGTGGATATAATAAGTGATGATGACAAAGAACCCCAGGATAAATTGCAACCCTCTGAACTAGGGTTCTCTTCCTCACCCATCCTGAGGACGACTCCTGATGGCAAGCCTGTGCACAGTGGGAATTCTGAGAAGCAAGATGGTCAAGGATCTGATGCAGTTGAGATTGAAAAAGACTCTCCTGATGATGAACACGGAACTGAAATGGCTGTAGTTACAAGCTTGGTTCGTGACAAAGAGGGTGGAAAACATGCCGAAGAAACTAAACCCTTTTCACCTGGTCATGATGATCTGCAAGAGTGCCAACATTATGCAGGAAGTTTATTTGATGAAGGGGAAAATACAGTTAAGGACAGCGTCAGACATGAGCAGTCTGACAGCTCTGAGAGGATATCTAAAGTGAAACTCAAAAGGGGTTCTGATGTGAAGCACTTAAATGAGAAATTTGAACGTACAAAAAAGTCCAGAGCAGAAGCTCAACCCCCTGTTTCTGGGGGTTGGAATAGTCAATTCTCAGAGAGCTCTCAAAATTTATCCCCTGATAGGCTTGGTGGAAACACTTTTATGGGTCCTACCATTCTAGCGACAAATAGAACTGATAGGGATGGGAATGCTGATATTGGCCTACAGAAGGGATACAACCAGGCATTTCCTGGAAAATCTAGTTCAGATATCCAGCAATCTGGTAGAAGGTCCTTTGATCAAAGCACAAGGGCAAAGGCTCCTGATACAGCAGAGAGACCTGACAAATGTGAGAGCTTGGGACGTAGTCGTAAATACTCTGAAAAGAGCTCCCATGTGCATGAGGGTTTCTCcatgcaaaaagaaaattttcatagAGATGCTCCAAATGAAGATGATTATGCAAGTGCGAAAAAGGTTTCAAAAAAATCCAAGGGAGGTGGTGCTGGTGGCAAACAATCAGTGCCATTTGACTCACATTACCGGAAACATGGTGAAGTGCTTGGAAAGTGCAAGGAAGGTGGGCAGTTTTCGAGTTCACTCATGGATTATTCGCCGAAGGATAACATCAGAACTGGAGTGGATGTATCCCCTGTGGTCAATGGCAAAGGCAGTATGCTTCAAAGAGAGCTTTCAGACTTGGAGTTGGGCGAACTTCGTGAACCCTTGCCTGAGGAAACATCagttaaaaagaaatttgaacgTAAAAGTTCATTTAAACAATCTGAAAATATACCGTGCTCTTCAGATAACTGGAATTCAGatttaattaaaggaaaacCTGTTGGGAAGACAACTTTAGAATCTGGAAAGCCATCCCCACCCAATCTAAGTGCGGGGCTCCATAGCAATCTAGAAGGCTCAAATAAAAAGAGGAATGCAGAAGATCGGGCTGTGCAATCTCAGCCACAACACCTGTCAAAAGTTGATCATGCTGAAGTTGGGTCCCAGCTTAACAAATTGGCAGATGGGAGTAATAAATCTAGACAGAATGAAAAAGGAATTGGTCTGGAAATTTATAGTGAAAGCAATAAGAAAGCACCCGTAACTGCTCCTCAACAGCATGATGCTAAACGAGGAACAGTTTCTCAATCCATAAtagaaactaaaaaacaaatatctAATGCAATAGTTGAGTTGACTGATGGGAGAAAGGATTCAAATTGGGCTGAAGGCAATAATAGCGATCGCAAGAGGAGGGATTCTTCTTCAGATGAAAATAGTTGTTCTTATTCTAAGTATGAAAAGGATGAGCCGGAGCTGAAGGGATCAATAAGGGATTTTTCTCA GTATAAAGAATATGTGCAGGAGTATCACGATAAGTATGATAGTTATTGTTCCTTGGACAAGATTCTGGAGACTTACAG GAATGAGTTCCATAACCTCGGAAAGGACCTGGATTCTGCTAAAGGCAGGGATATGGAGAAATACTTTGACATCTTGGGGCAGTTGAAGGAATCCTATCATCAGTGCGGAATG AGACATAAAAGgctgaaaaaaatatttgttgtgcTTCATGAAGAATTAAAG AACCTCAAGCAAAGGATTAAAGACTTTGCACTCTCATATGCAAGAGATTGA